One genomic segment of Desulfomicrobium sp. ZS1 includes these proteins:
- a CDS encoding RsmB/NOP family class I SAM-dependent RNA methyltransferase, whose product MSTPSARRLALDILRRTLDHKQDLQAAVDEVLNQVQAGPDKGLATELAYGYLRMRGRIDFLLSQLLKNPVQTSPIMKRILGVAMYELLFLSRIPDYATLDWAVTLVRDRLGQTMGKVANGVLRSLLRLGLSVRFEEYYQTKTAGHDQFLSAWYSCPQWLARMWLNSYGKEHTQAFLQATLSAPPLGVRINRAHAQAATLRKNLQPLQQDSSNWGFALTQWPEFLQHAVAEGAATRQSLAAQKIMHSLGVEHWPSPVLDACAGRGGKTYLMSEQGKNVWASDVNVFRLRQLKAEGARLGFDIPAFRSQGQGPYPLRQTPRTIFLDVPCSGLGVLSRRPDIKWKRTAADCAGLVKLQEEILQAAADLLTSGGCLVYVTCTLNPEENEKQIERFANVHPEFSRLRQSQSEPAEGLGEFFYGAVLRKK is encoded by the coding sequence ATGAGTACGCCCTCGGCCCGGCGCCTGGCCCTCGACATCCTGCGCCGCACCCTTGACCACAAGCAGGACCTGCAGGCCGCCGTGGACGAAGTGCTGAACCAGGTCCAAGCAGGACCCGACAAGGGGCTGGCCACGGAACTCGCCTACGGCTATCTGCGCATGCGCGGGCGCATCGATTTTCTTCTCTCCCAGTTGCTTAAAAACCCGGTCCAGACTTCTCCCATCATGAAACGCATTCTCGGCGTGGCCATGTACGAACTCCTTTTCCTGAGCCGCATCCCCGATTACGCGACCCTGGACTGGGCCGTCACCCTGGTGCGCGATCGCCTGGGCCAGACCATGGGCAAGGTGGCCAACGGCGTACTGCGGAGCCTCTTGCGCCTGGGCTTGTCCGTGCGTTTCGAGGAGTATTACCAGACCAAGACCGCCGGCCATGACCAGTTTCTGTCAGCCTGGTACTCCTGCCCGCAGTGGCTGGCCCGCATGTGGCTGAACAGCTACGGCAAGGAACATACCCAGGCCTTCCTGCAGGCGACACTGAGCGCCCCGCCGCTGGGGGTCAGGATAAACCGCGCCCATGCCCAGGCAGCAACGCTGCGGAAAAATTTGCAGCCGCTGCAACAGGATTCCTCAAACTGGGGGTTTGCCCTGACGCAGTGGCCGGAGTTTTTGCAGCACGCCGTGGCCGAGGGAGCGGCGACCCGTCAGAGCCTTGCCGCCCAAAAAATCATGCACTCCCTCGGCGTGGAGCATTGGCCGTCTCCCGTGCTCGACGCCTGCGCCGGTCGCGGCGGCAAGACGTATCTGATGTCCGAGCAGGGCAAAAACGTCTGGGCATCGGACGTGAATGTCTTTCGTCTCAGGCAGCTCAAGGCCGAAGGCGCGCGACTCGGCTTTGACATCCCTGCATTCCGGAGCCAGGGGCAAGGCCCCTATCCCCTGCGACAGACGCCCCGCACGATATTTCTCGATGTACCCTGCTCGGGTCTCGGCGTTCTGTCCCGGCGGCCGGATATCAAATGGAAACGGACCGCTGCCGATTGCGCAGGGCTCGTCAAGCTACAGGAAGAAATTCTGCAGGCCGCTGCCGATCTTCTCACGTCAGGAGGATGCCTGGTCTACGTGACCTGCACGCTGAATCCGGAAGAAAACGAAAAGCAGATCGAACGTTTCGCAAACGTCCATCCTGAGTTCTCACGCCTGCGCCAATCCCAGAGCGAACCGGCGGAAGGGCTGGGAGAATTTTTCTACGGCGCGGTCCTGCGCAAAAAATGA
- a CDS encoding alkylphosphonate utilization protein — protein MEVKDSNGTPLKAGDSVQVIKDLKVKGSSVTLKRGTVIKNIRLSDSEDVIECNADKVKGLVLKTCFLKKA, from the coding sequence ATGGAAGTAAAAGACAGTAACGGCACGCCGCTCAAAGCCGGGGATTCGGTGCAGGTCATCAAGGATCTGAAGGTGAAGGGATCTTCCGTAACGCTCAAGCGCGGCACGGTCATAAAAAACATCCGCCTCTCGGACAGCGAGGACGTGATCGAATGCAACGCGGACAAGGTCAAAGGCCTTGTGCTCAAGACCTGCTTCCTGAAAAAGGCCTGA